The Sandaracinus amylolyticus genomic interval TCGACGTCGACCCGCCGGGCGCACCGACCATCGACGGCGGGCCGTTCGAGGGCGACGAGTCGATCGAGGTCACCTACGATCTCCCGGAAGGCACGCTCGTCGGCGCGAACGTGTACGTCGATCCGGAAGGCTGCACCGCGGACGGCGAGGTCGATCCCTCGGGCTCGCTGCAGGACGGCGCGGAGCCGCCGACCAGCGGCGGCGATCTCCAGCGCGGTGAGACCGCGACGGTCGACGCGTCGGACCTCGCCTACGACCAGTACGCGGCCGTCGGCATCACCGCCGTCGACCAGGCGCGCAACGAGAGCACGCTCGTCGTCACGTGCGTGCTGCGCGTCGAGATCGAGGGCGCGCTGAGCAGCTACTGTCGCTCGAAGGGCTACGAGGACATGGACGCGTGCCTCGCGGAGTACGAGTGCTCGGTCCTCGGAGCGGGCCTCGGGGGCGAGGCGCGCGTGACGATGATCGTGCTGCTCGGTGCTGCCCTGCTCGTCCTCGGTCGTCGGAGCCGGAGATCGTGATGCGCTCGTTCTTCCTCTGTGGCGCGGCGCTCGTGGCGCTCGCGCTCCACCCAACGTCGGTCTCCGCGCAGCAGGACGCGGCGCTCGAGGACGGCTCGATCGTGGGCTCGACGTTCGCCGTCGATCCGCTGTGGGTCCCGACGCCCGAAGGGTTCACGTTCGAGCTGCGCGTCGGCGGCTATCAGCCGAGCTTCGGCGGGCAGTTCGACACCGTGTTCCAGGGCGATCTCGGCCCGATGATCGGCGCCGAGCTCGACGTGCACATCTGGCGCGTGCCGTACCTCGGGCCGCTCGCCGCCGGCGTGTCGTTCGCGTGGGCGGAGTGGGACGGACCGGGGCGGATCGTCGGAAGCGATCAGGAGAGCGGGCGCACCGGCCTCTCGCTGATCAACTTCAACGCGCTGCTCGTCTGGCGCATCGACGGCCTCGCGCGGTACGTCGACGTCCCGCTGATCCTCACGGGCAAGGTCGGCCCCGACTTCGGCTACTGGGAGTCGGGCGAGGGGAGCACGACCGGCACCGGCTTCAGCTTCGGCGTCCGCTGGGCCGCGCAGATCGCGCTCGAGCTCGACTTCCTCGAGCCCCGCGCGGCGCGCCGTCTCGACGACGAGTGGGGCATCAACCACACCGAGATCTTCTTCGAAGCGTTCGGCTCCACGATGGGCGAGCACATGACCCAGCTGGAGCTGGGCACCTCGTTCGCGTGGGCCGTCGGCCTCGGCTTCACGTTCTGATCGCGTGCTCCCCGGCGTCCGGCTGACGATCGCCTACGACGGCGCGGCCTTCGCCGGGTGGGCGCGCCAGCCGGGCACGCGCACCGTCCAGGGCACGCTCGAGGCGGCGATCGCGTCGATGAACGGCGCGCCCGTCGAGCTGCGCGGCGCGTCGCGCACCGATGCCGGCGTGCACGCGCTGGGTCAGGTCGCGGCGTTCGATGCCGCGCGCACGATCGAGCCGCGAGGGTGGCTCCGCGGGCTCAACGCGGCGCTGCCCGACGACGCCGCGATCGTCGCGGCAGAGGCGTGCGAGGCCGGGTACACGCCGCGGTTCGACACCGTCGACAAGACCTACCGCTATCTCGTCCTGCGCGGCGACGTGCGCGATCCGCTGCTGCGCGGACGCGCGTGGTTCCTCGGCCCACGCCACGGGGGCACGTCGCTCGACGTCGCGGCGATGCGCGTGATCGCGAAGCACCTCGAGGGCACTCACGACTTCCGCGCGTTCCGATCGGCCGACGACGATCGCCAGAACACGGTCCGCACCATCCACGAGATCGCGATCCACGACGGCTGGGGCGAGGAGCCGCGGCTCGTCGCGATCGAGGTCCGCGGCAACGCGTTCATGAAGAACATGGTGCGGATCCTCGTGGGAACCCTCGTGGAAGCGGGCCGCGGACGGCTCGCGGAGCGCGATGCAGGCGCCCTCGTCGGCCCGGATGCGCGCCGCGACGACACCGGACAGACCGCGCCTGCTCACGGTCTCACGCTGGTGTCGATGCGTCTCGGTCGCGCTCGCGCTTGACGGATCGAGACCCCCGGCTATCCTCTCGCCCCCTGTCGCTCTAGCGACGGTTTTCGTCTGTTCTTCGAGGCGCCATGAACACGCATCCCGGCCTGATCGGCAAGAAGCTCGGTAATACGCAGATCTTCGAGAGCGACGGCAACGTCACGCGCGTGACGGTCGTCGAGGTCGGGCCCTGCATCGTCATCGGAAAGCGCACCGTCGAGAAGGACGGCTACAGCGCGCTCGTGCTCGGCTTCGGCGAGAAGCGCGAGAAGCACGTGAACAAGCCGACCGCCGGCCAGTTCGCGAAGATCAACCAGAAGGTCGCGAAGGTCATCCGCGAGTTCCGCCTCCCGGAGGAGATCGTCGCGGGCCACGAGATCGGCGCGGTGCTGAAGCCCTCGGAGATCTTCGAGGCCGGCCAGTTCGTCGACGTGTGCGGCCAGACGCGCGGTCGCGGCTTCACCGGCGTCATGAAGCGCTGGAACTTCCGCGGCTCGGCGACGGCGACGCACGGAACCCACGAGTACCAGCGTCACGGCGGCGCGATCGGCACGAACATGACGCCCGGCCGCACGCTCCCGAATCTCAAGATGCCCGGCCAGTACGGCAACGAGCGCGTCACGATCCAGAACCTGAAGATCGCGCGCGTGATGGACGAGCAGGGCGTGCTGCTCATCGAGGGCGCGGTGCCCGGCCCCAAGGGCGGCGTCGTGACGGTGCGCGGCGCGGTCAAGAAGAAGAACGGCGGCCGCAAGAGCGCGGCCTGATCTCGTCGCGGCGGCTCCCAGAGCAGCCGTGAGATGATCGACGAGGGCGCGGTGACCATGATGGTCCCGCGCCCTTCGTGTTTCTGCCTCGAGGAGCAATCGCGTGAGCCGGAGCCGCAGACCGCAGGATCACTGGGGACATCGCGCGAAACGCGAGGGCTACGCGGCGCGATCGGTCTACAAGCTCGAGGAGATCGATCGGCGCGTGCGGCTGCTGCGGCCCGGCGCGCGGGTGCTCGATCTGGGCGCTTATCCGGGCTCGTGGACCGCGTATGCGGCGCAGAAGGTCGGCGCGAACGGGCGCGTGCTCGGGCTCGACATCCAGGAGTTCCGAGGCGCGCTGCCGCCCAACGCCGAGATGCGCACGCAGGACGTGATGAGCCCCGAGCTCGACGCGCAGCTCGGGGGTGAGCGCTTCGACGTCGTGATGAGCGACATGGCGCCCGCGACGAGCGGGCACCGCTTCACCGATCAGGCGCGCTCCTTCAACCTCGTGATGCGCGCGCTGCAGATCGCGGAAGAGCTGCTCGTGCCGGGCGGGCACTTCGTCGCGAAGATCTTCCAGGGGCCCGACTTCGAGGAAGCGCGACGCGCGGTCGCGAGCGCGTTCGAAGAGGTGAAGATCGTGAAGCCGCCTGCGACGCGCACCGAGAGCATCGAGACGTTCCTCGTCGGGCTCCGCAAGCGCGGAGCCGCGCGGACGGGAGCGACGACGTGACGACGACGCTGATCACCGGAGCGAACCGCGGGATCGGGCTCTCGCTCGTGCAGCAGCACGTCGCGCGTGGGGATCGCGTCATCGCGATCTGCCGCGCGCGATCGCGCGAGCTCGCGGAGACCGGCGTGGAGATCCACGAGGGCGTCGACGTGACCGACGCGGCGGCGATCGCGCGCGTGGTCGCCGCGATCGGCGATGTCGTGCTCGATCGCGTGATCCTCAACGCCGGCGTGCTGCGCGACGACTCGCTCGACGACGTGTCGTTCGAGGACGTGCGCGCGCAGATCGAGGTGAACGCGATCGCGCCGCTGCAGTGGGCGAAGGCGCTGCGTCCGCGGCTCGCGCGAGGCTCGAAGCTCGCGCTGATCACGAGCCGCATGGGCTCGATGGCCGACAATGGGAGCGGCGCGTACTACGGCTACCGCATGTCGAAGGCTGCGCTCAACGCGGCGGGCGTGTCCCTCGCGCGCGACCTCGCGGGAGCGGGGATCGCGGTGCTGCTGCTCCACCCGGGCTACGTGCGCACCGGGATGACGGCCGGCGCGGGCAACGTGGACCCCGGCGAGGCTGCGCAGGGCATCGTCGCGCGCATCGACGAGCTCACGCTCGCGACGAGCGGGTCGTTCGTGCACGCGAGCGGGACGCCGATCCCGTTCTGACGATCAGCGCTGGGCGCGCACGTGCTCGAGTCGGGCGCGCGCCTGCGCGGCCTCGGGCGCGTCCGGGGCCATGCGCAAGAACGTCTGGTACTCGGTCGCGGCGTCGCGCCAGGCCTCGCGCGCGGCGAGCATGTTCGCGAGCACCCAGTGCGCATCGGGATAGCTCGGCTCGTCGCGGATGATCTCGCGGATGCGCGCTTCGGCGGCCTCGCGCTGGCCCGCGGCGTACTCCGCGAGCGCGAGCTCGGCGCGCAGCGCGGGCGGCGCGGGTGCGTCCTCGGCGGCGATCGCCTCGCCGAGCGCGCGCACCGCGAGGTCGGCATCGCCGGCGCGGCGCAGCCCGTTCCCGATCGCCGCGAGATCGGCGCGGCTTCCTTCGGCGAGCGGGAGCGCGCGGCGCAGCTCGATCAGCGCCTGATCGCGCTCGCCGCGCGAGAGCAGGATCATCGCGAGCGCGGTGCGGCTCGCAGGGTCGCGCGGCGCGAGGCGCATGACGGTGCGGTACTCGTTCTCGG includes:
- the rplC gene encoding 50S ribosomal protein L3, with product MNTHPGLIGKKLGNTQIFESDGNVTRVTVVEVGPCIVIGKRTVEKDGYSALVLGFGEKREKHVNKPTAGQFAKINQKVAKVIREFRLPEEIVAGHEIGAVLKPSEIFEAGQFVDVCGQTRGRGFTGVMKRWNFRGSATATHGTHEYQRHGGAIGTNMTPGRTLPNLKMPGQYGNERVTIQNLKIARVMDEQGVLLIEGAVPGPKGGVVTVRGAVKKKNGGRKSAA
- a CDS encoding RlmE family RNA methyltransferase — translated: MSRSRRPQDHWGHRAKREGYAARSVYKLEEIDRRVRLLRPGARVLDLGAYPGSWTAYAAQKVGANGRVLGLDIQEFRGALPPNAEMRTQDVMSPELDAQLGGERFDVVMSDMAPATSGHRFTDQARSFNLVMRALQIAEELLVPGGHFVAKIFQGPDFEEARRAVASAFEEVKIVKPPATRTESIETFLVGLRKRGAARTGATT
- a CDS encoding SDR family oxidoreductase produces the protein MTTTLITGANRGIGLSLVQQHVARGDRVIAICRARSRELAETGVEIHEGVDVTDAAAIARVVAAIGDVVLDRVILNAGVLRDDSLDDVSFEDVRAQIEVNAIAPLQWAKALRPRLARGSKLALITSRMGSMADNGSGAYYGYRMSKAALNAAGVSLARDLAGAGIAVLLLHPGYVRTGMTAGAGNVDPGEAAQGIVARIDELTLATSGSFVHASGTPIPF
- a CDS encoding tetratricopeptide repeat protein; the encoded protein is MRRTLRSGALVLVLLGCGGGSSAGGATSSGGEEPIEFDDEAAARRAPPASEEVTQAEQLIAQGEPDRAVPLLEAAIERDPRDVRARLDLGLAHEMREDLPAAERAYRGAIEVDPTFAEALNNLGALLRDTERGEEGIAMLRRAVEARPGLASAHLNLALALEDAGDDAGAENEYRTVMRLAPRDPASRTALAMILLSRGERDQALIELRRALPLAEGSRADLAAIGNGLRRAGDADLAVRALGEAIAAEDAPAPPALRAELALAEYAAGQREAAEARIREIIRDEPSYPDAHWVLANMLAAREAWRDAATEYQTFLRMAPDAPEAAQARARLEHVRAQR
- the truA gene encoding tRNA pseudouridine(38-40) synthase TruA — translated: MLPGVRLTIAYDGAAFAGWARQPGTRTVQGTLEAAIASMNGAPVELRGASRTDAGVHALGQVAAFDAARTIEPRGWLRGLNAALPDDAAIVAAEACEAGYTPRFDTVDKTYRYLVLRGDVRDPLLRGRAWFLGPRHGGTSLDVAAMRVIAKHLEGTHDFRAFRSADDDRQNTVRTIHEIAIHDGWGEEPRLVAIEVRGNAFMKNMVRILVGTLVEAGRGRLAERDAGALVGPDARRDDTGQTAPAHGLTLVSMRLGRARA
- a CDS encoding MXAN_2562 family outer membrane beta-barrel protein codes for the protein MRSFFLCGAALVALALHPTSVSAQQDAALEDGSIVGSTFAVDPLWVPTPEGFTFELRVGGYQPSFGGQFDTVFQGDLGPMIGAELDVHIWRVPYLGPLAAGVSFAWAEWDGPGRIVGSDQESGRTGLSLINFNALLVWRIDGLARYVDVPLILTGKVGPDFGYWESGEGSTTGTGFSFGVRWAAQIALELDFLEPRAARRLDDEWGINHTEIFFEAFGSTMGEHMTQLELGTSFAWAVGLGFTF